One genomic region from Gammaproteobacteria bacterium encodes:
- the flgL gene encoding flagellar hook-associated protein FlgL has protein sequence MRISTRLAQDFGINAMLDQQARVSQTQLQLATGKRLLTPADDPTGAARILELEKAVAATEQYNVNANAADSRLKLEETALQSIMNAIHRTRELAVQGNNAVNNVESRRAIADEVKQLLAQMLETANTRDANGEYLFSGYQGLTRPFSRDSAGNFPYAGDDGQRFLQIAPDRQIAIGDSGTEVFRAIRNGNGTFTTMENPANTGTGIISPGQVIGAFSPETFTISFTQPTPTDPVTYEVVGSVSGVVIPAGTLYQEDADLVFGGAQVSFKGTPADGDSFAVSPSMNQDLFTTVQNLAIALESYGDSSTDGAHLGNAVNRFLVDIDQAVGNVLNVETRIGARLNAIDNQRDINESFVLHSKQAMSEIQDLDYAEASSRLNLQLLGLQAAQQSFIKIQGLSLFNFLR, from the coding sequence ATGAGAATATCAACAAGACTGGCACAGGACTTTGGAATAAATGCCATGCTTGACCAGCAGGCCAGGGTCAGCCAGACGCAACTGCAACTGGCAACCGGCAAGCGTTTGCTGACACCGGCTGACGATCCGACCGGCGCGGCCCGCATTCTCGAGCTGGAAAAGGCTGTAGCCGCTACCGAGCAATACAATGTCAATGCCAATGCTGCAGATTCCCGTTTGAAGCTGGAAGAAACAGCGCTGCAAAGTATCATGAATGCCATTCATCGTACGCGTGAACTGGCGGTACAGGGCAATAACGCGGTCAACAACGTTGAGTCACGTCGCGCCATCGCCGATGAAGTCAAGCAGTTGCTGGCGCAAATGCTGGAGACAGCCAATACCCGTGATGCCAACGGTGAATACCTGTTTTCCGGCTACCAGGGCCTGACACGACCATTCAGTCGCGATTCTGCGGGCAACTTTCCCTATGCCGGTGACGACGGCCAGCGCTTTCTGCAGATCGCACCGGACCGGCAGATTGCCATTGGTGATTCCGGTACCGAGGTATTTCGAGCCATTCGCAATGGCAACGGCACGTTCACGACCATGGAAAACCCGGCCAATACCGGTACCGGCATTATTTCACCTGGCCAGGTAATTGGCGCATTTTCACCTGAAACCTTTACCATCAGTTTTACCCAGCCAACGCCGACGGATCCCGTTACTTACGAAGTGGTTGGATCAGTCAGTGGCGTGGTGATTCCCGCCGGAACGCTGTACCAGGAAGATGCCGACCTCGTGTTTGGCGGAGCTCAGGTAAGTTTCAAGGGTACCCCGGCAGATGGCGACAGTTTTGCGGTCTCGCCAAGCATGAACCAGGACCTGTTCACCACGGTTCAGAATCTTGCTATCGCGCTTGAAAGTTATGGTGACAGCAGTACTGATGGCGCACACCTCGGCAACGCAGTGAATCGATTCCTGGTGGACATAGACCAGGCAGTGGGCAATGTGCTGAATGTTGAAACCCGTATCGGCGCGCGTCTGAATGCCATTGATAACCAGCGTGATATTAACGAGAGTTTTGTCCTGCACAGCAAGCAGGCCATGTCTGAAATCCAGGACCTGGACTATGCCGAGGCCTCCAGTCGATTGAACCTGCAACTTCTGGGTTTGCAGGCGGCGCAACAGTCCTTCATCAAAATTCAGGGCCTGTCGTTGTTTAATTTCCTGAGGTAA
- a CDS encoding HAMP domain-containing histidine kinase: MWEIALECFRTLAIAATLYFAIRFGNNLGFNSQRGWKLVLTGWSFILLGSILDITDNFPSLNPLIVVGNTSVEAFLEIFIGIFLGYGLFFIGVIIWLPAIGTRTETLKHEFVSTVSHELRTPLTAIYGAIKLVYNEVPGSMSPQAKETLKIALNNSVRLNHLVNDILDIEKLDNGKMVFNMKPENVLDMVKEAMQANQHYGETYSVSFHLDPASIEARVRVDAQRFNQIMNNLLSNAAKFSRKDSHVDILVSRQGDVIRIAISDSGEGIKMESYPLIFQRFSQLNRDDRYRLGGSGLGLAITKQFVEKMGGDIGFDSVVGSGTTFYVDFPEVIA, translated from the coding sequence TGTATTTTGCCATCCGCTTTGGCAACAATCTCGGATTCAATTCGCAGCGAGGGTGGAAGCTTGTCCTGACCGGATGGTCTTTTATTTTGCTGGGCAGCATACTGGATATCACCGACAACTTTCCTTCATTAAACCCGCTGATTGTCGTTGGCAATACCAGCGTGGAAGCATTTCTTGAAATCTTTATTGGCATATTTCTCGGCTACGGGCTATTTTTCATTGGAGTCATCATCTGGCTTCCCGCTATCGGTACCCGTACCGAAACACTGAAACATGAATTTGTTTCAACGGTGAGCCACGAATTACGCACACCGCTGACGGCCATTTATGGCGCCATCAAGCTGGTCTACAACGAAGTTCCCGGGTCAATGTCACCACAGGCCAAGGAGACACTGAAGATCGCGCTCAACAACAGCGTGCGCCTGAACCACCTGGTAAACGATATTCTGGATATTGAAAAGCTGGACAACGGAAAGATGGTCTTCAATATGAAGCCCGAAAACGTCCTCGACATGGTCAAGGAAGCCATGCAGGCGAATCAGCATTACGGCGAGACCTACAGCGTCAGCTTCCACCTTGATCCCGCCAGCATTGAAGCCAGGGTCCGTGTAGACGCACAGCGCTTCAACCAGATCATGAATAATCTCCTGTCCAACGCGGCAAAATTTTCTCGTAAAGACAGCCATGTTGACATCCTGGTCAGCAGGCAAGGTGATGTTATCCGTATAGCGATTTCGGATAGCGGTGAAGGCATCAAGATGGAATCCTACCCTTTAATTTTCCAGCGATTCTCCCAGCTGAATCGGGATGATCGCTACCGCCTTGGCGGTAGCGGACTCGGGCTGGCCATTACAAAGCAGTTCGTGGAGAAAATGGGCGGTGACATTGGCTTTGATTCCGTGGTCGGTTCCGGTACCACTTTTTATGTGGACTTTCCGGAAGTCATAGCCTGA
- a CDS encoding HDOD domain-containing protein — translation MPDFALRKIASTATWKSLRNRQFLDAGDLACNIAYLSNGILKLEQGGKVMGEISAESERARQPLFRINTKGLSAVCVSKRADILLVDKEICEKCLEDAPRQAEQHADGELSEEEELLFAEIMATFNSNSVDLPSLPDIANRINTAINDDRMGPREVADMVRLDPVISARLINMANSPIYPSRFKVTSLNDAISRVGLEAVRSLVMIVIMKNLFGSDNPEIHRRMKNMYTRSVELAALSQIVAEYQPILDNDRAMLAGLLSNLGIMAILVIADKHPDITKQRKILDHSISGLHGTIGGMLLERWGFESDFVTAAKESEDYSRDRLSVPDYCDAVISARIISRVISGKSYNGPPLDSVPALKKFGITNSGPKGFLRIITSSRARIQGAMAQLHGGN, via the coding sequence TTGCCTGATTTTGCACTCAGAAAAATTGCCAGTACAGCAACATGGAAAAGCTTGCGTAACCGGCAGTTCCTGGACGCGGGAGACCTGGCCTGTAATATTGCCTATCTTTCCAACGGCATACTGAAACTGGAACAAGGCGGCAAGGTCATGGGCGAAATAAGCGCTGAGTCCGAGCGCGCCAGGCAACCCCTGTTTCGCATCAACACAAAAGGTCTTTCGGCCGTTTGTGTCAGCAAGCGCGCAGATATTCTCCTTGTCGACAAGGAAATCTGTGAAAAATGCCTGGAGGATGCGCCACGCCAGGCCGAGCAACATGCGGATGGTGAGTTGTCCGAAGAAGAGGAGTTGTTGTTTGCCGAAATAATGGCCACATTCAATTCAAATTCGGTCGACTTGCCAAGCCTTCCGGACATCGCGAACCGCATCAACACCGCGATCAATGATGACCGTATGGGCCCACGAGAAGTTGCAGACATGGTACGCCTTGATCCGGTCATTTCGGCAAGACTGATCAACATGGCCAACAGCCCAATCTACCCGTCCCGTTTCAAGGTCACGTCGCTGAACGATGCAATTTCCAGGGTGGGCCTGGAAGCAGTTCGGTCGCTTGTCATGATCGTTATCATGAAAAACCTGTTTGGATCGGATAATCCGGAAATCCACCGGCGCATGAAAAACATGTATACCCGGAGTGTTGAATTGGCTGCTCTCAGTCAAATCGTTGCCGAATATCAACCGATACTGGACAACGATCGGGCAATGCTGGCAGGACTGTTAAGCAACCTCGGAATAATGGCCATTCTCGTAATCGCTGACAAACATCCTGATATCACCAAGCAAAGAAAAATCCTGGACCACTCGATTTCCGGGTTGCACGGAACGATCGGCGGCATGCTTCTGGAACGGTGGGGTTTTGAATCGGACTTTGTTACTGCCGCCAAGGAATCCGAAGACTACAGTCGTGATCGACTCAGCGTGCCTGATTACTGCGATGCTGTAATCAGCGCCAGGATCATCAGTCGGGTAATCAGCGGCAAGTCCTATAACGGGCCACCGCTGGACAGCGTTCCGGCGCTGAAGAAATTTGGTATCACCAATTCAGGACCAAAGGGATTCTTGCGTATTATTACCAGTTCCCGTGCACGCATCCAGGGCGCCATGGCGCAGCTTCACGGAGGAAACTGA